GAGAGAACCATTTCCGATGACCTCGCCTCCGAGGAGTTTTGCAATTTCAGCGGCAGTCATAATGGACAGCAAGTCACCGGTTGACTTGGTTAATCGCCGTCACTATAAAGGCGGCGGAACCTAATTCAATCCTTGAATCACCGAAGCACCAAATAAACCCAGGAGAATCAATTATGTCCAAGAAACCACTCAATGTCGGTCTGGTCGGCGGCGGCAAGGGAGCCTTTATTGTTCAGCCCCATCAGAAGGCGATTCATTTTGACGGCACCCGGCGGGTGACTGCCGCGGCTTTGTTTCCAGACCCTAAAATAGCCCTCGAAGAAGCGGCTCATTGGCCTTACCCGCTCAAAGGGTACGGTTCTTATGACGAGATGATCTCCGGCAACGCCAGCCTGCCGGAGAATGAGAAGTTGGATTACATTGTCATCGTGACCCCCAACCACGTGCACTTCGATCCCGCCATGAAAGCCCTCAAGGCAGGCATAGCCGTTTTTTGTGAAAAGCCGCTTTGCTTGAATCTCAAAGAAGCCAACGAACTCGTCAAAGCCGTCGCGAAATATAAGGCGCCCTTTGGCGTGGCGCACACCTATTTGGGGCACTGGACCACGCGTTTTTCCCGTTACATCGTCAGGGCGGGGCTCCTGGGCGAAGTGCGCTGGGTGGACTCGTGCTATCTGCAAGGCTGGCTGGCGACCAAACTCGAAGCCACCGGTCAAATGCAAGCGGCCTGGCGCACCAACCCGAAGCTGGCCGGAGGTTCGGGATGCGGCGGGGATATCGGGACCCATGCGTTAATGCAGCTCCGTTACGTCACCGGCTTGGAAGTCGAAGAACTCTCAGCTCAACTGGAAACTTTCGTGGAAGGGCGTCCGCTGGATGATCACTTCACGGTTTATTGCAAGCTGAGCAATGGCGGCAAGGCCTTGGTCCGCGCGTCGCAAATCTCCATCGGCCATAAGAACGACCTGAGCATCGAAGTAGCGGGGACGAAAGGGACTTTGCGCTGGCGCCAGGAAGAGCCGGAATCCATCACCATCCATCTGTCCAATCAACCCGACCGTGTCTATTGGCGCGGCGGGGTCACTGCAGGCGATGGATTCCTGCCCAAGGATGTGCCTGCAGACTTGTTGGCTGAGCCGACCATTCCCTCG
This region of Verrucomicrobiia bacterium genomic DNA includes:
- a CDS encoding Gfo/Idh/MocA family oxidoreductase → MSKKPLNVGLVGGGKGAFIVQPHQKAIHFDGTRRVTAAALFPDPKIALEEAAHWPYPLKGYGSYDEMISGNASLPENEKLDYIVIVTPNHVHFDPAMKALKAGIAVFCEKPLCLNLKEANELVKAVAKYKAPFGVAHTYLGHWTTRFSRYIVRAGLLGEVRWVDSCYLQGWLATKLEATGQMQAAWRTNPKLAGGSGCGGDIGTHALMQLRYVTGLEVEELSAQLETFVEGRPLDDHFTVYCKLSNGGKALVRASQISIGHKNDLSIEVAGTKGTLRWRQEEPESITIHLSNQPDRVYWRGGVTAGDGFLPKDVPADLLAEPTIPSGHPEAFHDAYARLHRCFEADVRKWKAGEPFQSDGSKYANVMDGWKGIAFIETAVKSSKMKGAWTSMPAA